One window from the genome of Populus alba chromosome 15, ASM523922v2, whole genome shotgun sequence encodes:
- the LOC118056308 gene encoding uncharacterized protein translates to MDFSSSKKTMKISLVIADVASWNCAIVLLCLILLGSIRENSVPKDQPVKGSQLLDRPCDEIYVVGEGETLHTISDKCGDPFIVEQNPHIHDPDDVFPGLVIKITPSKPRKLLR, encoded by the coding sequence ATGGATTTCTCTTCTTCaaagaaaaccatgaaaattTCATTAGTAATAGCTGATGTAGCATCATGGAACTGTGCCATAGTCCTCTTATGCCTGATATTATTGGGGTCTATTAGAGAGAATTCCGTCCCGAAAGATCAGCCTGTCAAGGGAAGCCAGCTTTTGGATAGACCTTGTGATGAAATATATGTTGTCGGAGAAGGAGAGACCCTCCACACCATCAGTGACAAGTGCGGCGACCCGTTTATAGTGGAGCAGAACCCGCATATCCATGACCCGGATGACGTTTTCCCTGGACTTGTCATCAAGATCACTCCTTCAAAGCCAAGGAAGTTGCTGAGGTAG